In Cytobacillus oceanisediminis, the following proteins share a genomic window:
- the rlmH gene encoding 23S rRNA (pseudouridine(1915)-N(3))-methyltransferase RlmH → MNISIITVGKLKEKYLKQGIDEYLKRLSAYAKMDIIEVPDEKAPEELSETEMIQVKQKEGERILAKIHPDAHVIALAIEGKMKSSEELADNLDKLATYGKSKIAFVIGGSLGLSQEVLQRADEKLSFSKMTFPHQLMKLILLEQIYRAFRINRGEPYHK, encoded by the coding sequence GTGAATATCTCAATTATTACGGTCGGAAAGCTAAAAGAAAAGTACCTGAAGCAGGGAATTGACGAATACCTGAAAAGACTGTCGGCCTACGCCAAAATGGACATCATCGAGGTTCCAGACGAAAAAGCCCCTGAAGAACTAAGCGAAACAGAAATGATTCAGGTGAAGCAAAAAGAAGGTGAGCGGATCCTGGCGAAGATCCATCCGGATGCCCATGTCATTGCCTTGGCTATTGAAGGGAAAATGAAATCATCGGAAGAGCTTGCTGATAATCTTGATAAGCTAGCTACATACGGGAAAAGCAAGATTGCTTTTGTCATTGGCGGGTCTCTTGGGTTAAGCCAGGAGGTATTGCAGCGGGCGGATGAAAAGCTTTCTTTTTCGAAGATGACGTTTCCGCATCAGTTGATGAAGCTGATATTATTGGAGCAAATATATAGGGCTTTTCGGATTAATCGGGGGGAACCGTATCACAAATAG
- a CDS encoding CxxH/CxxC protein, whose protein sequence is MLKMIYCCDEHVDLAIDIVVDEYETFPQLTKLEEDKKLSTTCEYCQNNAIYVVANE, encoded by the coding sequence ATGCTGAAAATGATTTACTGCTGTGACGAACACGTTGATCTGGCAATAGATATAGTGGTTGATGAGTACGAAACATTCCCGCAATTAACAAAACTTGAAGAGGATAAAAAGTTATCAACAACCTGTGAATATTGTCAAAATAACGCAATATATGTTGTAGCGAACGAATGA
- a CDS encoding S1C family serine protease, which yields MGYYDQDHQNRYKGQKGNKGGYFLASLVGVILGAILVVVAVPKLSDYNVLPYKVEPDEKLQDEAAENNNNANVQNVSLDVTTDVTKAVDKAGDAVVSITNIQTAGFWSNEGNGSAGQPAGTGSGVIYKKEGNTAFIVTNHHVVEGAQELEVSLQDGTKLPARLVGSDIWTDLAVLEVEGKEIKTVAEFGDSDTLKPGEPVIAIGNPLGQFSGSVTQGIISGLERAIPVDIDQNGTVDWQAEVLQTDAAINPGNSGGALVNISGQLIGINSMKIAESAVEGIGLAIPINYARPVIEDLEKFGEVKRPYMGVQLASVNEIPGYYQQEALKLPKDVKSGVAITSVEPNSPASQAGLKEMDVIVEMDGQEIKDIIELRQHLYTKKSVGDQMKIKFYRDGKTQEVTMKLSGETF from the coding sequence TTGGGCTATTATGATCAAGATCATCAGAACCGTTATAAAGGGCAAAAAGGCAACAAGGGCGGATATTTTTTGGCCAGCCTTGTTGGTGTCATATTAGGGGCCATCCTGGTCGTGGTTGCAGTGCCAAAGCTATCTGACTACAACGTGCTTCCTTATAAGGTTGAACCGGATGAAAAGCTGCAGGATGAAGCAGCTGAGAATAACAATAACGCCAATGTTCAGAATGTCTCACTTGATGTGACAACAGATGTAACCAAAGCGGTCGACAAAGCTGGGGATGCGGTCGTAAGCATTACGAACATCCAGACAGCCGGTTTTTGGTCGAATGAAGGAAATGGCAGTGCCGGACAGCCAGCCGGAACAGGTTCCGGAGTTATTTATAAGAAGGAAGGAAATACAGCCTTCATCGTTACAAACCACCATGTGGTAGAAGGCGCTCAGGAGCTGGAGGTAAGTTTGCAGGATGGCACCAAGCTCCCGGCAAGACTGGTTGGCAGCGACATTTGGACGGATCTTGCAGTGCTTGAAGTAGAAGGAAAGGAAATTAAAACAGTTGCCGAATTCGGCGATTCAGACACACTGAAGCCAGGTGAGCCTGTCATTGCCATCGGAAATCCTCTCGGACAGTTCTCCGGCTCTGTCACTCAGGGGATTATTTCTGGCCTAGAGCGTGCCATACCCGTCGATATCGACCAGAATGGAACAGTTGACTGGCAAGCAGAGGTACTTCAGACAGATGCCGCCATCAACCCGGGTAACAGCGGCGGAGCTTTAGTCAATATCAGCGGCCAGCTAATCGGCATCAACTCCATGAAAATTGCTGAAAGTGCGGTAGAAGGAATCGGATTGGCGATTCCGATTAACTACGCAAGGCCAGTAATTGAGGACCTCGAGAAGTTCGGAGAGGTAAAACGTCCGTATATGGGTGTACAATTGGCATCAGTCAATGAGATTCCAGGCTACTACCAGCAGGAAGCGCTGAAACTGCCTAAGGATGTTAAATCAGGTGTGGCCATCACTTCAGTTGAACCGAATTCTCCAGCTTCACAGGCAGGACTGAAGGAAATGGATGTCATCGTCGAGATGGATGGACAAGAAATCAAAGACATCATCGAATTGCGACAGCATCTATATACGAAGAAATCGGTTGGCGACCAGATGAAGATTAAGTTTTACCGCGACGGCAAAACCCAGGAAGTAACAATGAAGCTGAGCGGCGAGACATTTTAA
- a CDS encoding two-component system regulatory protein YycI: protein MDWSKIKTIFILTFLVLDIYLMYEFFKLKEASEFEPISQASLEKQLKNADITFEEPLPKSNPKDRYLRAKPVEFDIEELEGDTRLEGQEITISEGTTLNSVLDESIKISDKFSPSELSAFIKNRVLYGEQYRYWEKPENSNRITYYQEFEGKMFYMNLNGELTFYLNDENEIVSYKQTLLEKIESKEESEKVIQPIKAVETLYKNGSLEAKSKITNVELGYFTFVHLSSSQLLTPAWRFVINGEENLFVDAFQGSIIKLNNEEKKIVE, encoded by the coding sequence ATGGATTGGAGTAAGATCAAAACAATCTTTATTTTAACCTTCCTGGTGCTGGATATTTATTTGATGTACGAGTTTTTCAAATTGAAGGAAGCCAGTGAATTTGAACCGATTTCACAGGCATCCCTCGAAAAGCAGCTTAAGAATGCTGATATCACATTTGAAGAGCCCCTTCCGAAAAGCAACCCGAAAGACCGGTATCTGAGGGCTAAGCCGGTGGAATTTGATATTGAAGAACTTGAGGGAGATACAAGGCTGGAGGGCCAGGAAATTACGATTTCAGAAGGGACTACTCTGAATTCTGTCCTGGACGAATCGATAAAGATCAGTGATAAATTCAGTCCTTCCGAATTATCCGCTTTTATCAAAAACAGGGTGTTATACGGCGAACAATACCGCTACTGGGAAAAACCTGAAAACAGTAATAGAATTACGTATTATCAGGAATTTGAAGGCAAGATGTTCTATATGAATTTAAATGGTGAGCTCACATTTTATTTGAATGATGAAAATGAAATTGTCTCTTATAAGCAGACACTCCTGGAAAAGATTGAATCGAAGGAAGAAAGTGAAAAAGTCATTCAGCCGATAAAGGCCGTTGAAACACTATACAAGAATGGATCACTGGAGGCTAAGTCAAAAATTACAAATGTAGAGCTTGGCTATTTTACCTTTGTGCATTTGAGCTCTTCTCAATTATTGACGCCTGCCTGGCGATTTGTCATTAATGGCGAGGAGAATTTATTTGTTGATGCCTTTCAGGGCAGTATTATTAAGCTGAACAACGAAGAGAAAAAAATAGTGGAGTGA
- the walK gene encoding cell wall metabolism sensor histidine kinase WalK produces the protein MEKVGFFRSIHLKFVIIYVLLILVAMQIIGVYFVRQLESTLKDNFKDAIQERVNLLTYYVEEQMTKVRPPDEEAPSLEDDIRRLLSDYNSADISEVRVIEGESLRILGTSDPDNQGVVGGRSTDNLIKMAIATRQQVTEDLVDPQGQRIWVLVTPIKNSGEVNGAIYLVAKIENIYEQMRQINNIFTTGIAIALAITAILGILLAQTVTRPISDMRKQALAMAKGNFSRKVKVYGYDEIGQLAITFNSLTKKLQEAHATTEGERRKLSSVLSYMTDGVIATDRKGRVILINEPAAKMLNVSRETVLSSPIVSLLGLEEDYNFEELLNERDSVILDYSSKSKTLILRANFSVIQKETGFVNGLITVLHDITEQEKIDMERREFVANVSHELRTPLTTMRSYLEALAEGAWRDEEIAPNFLDVTQNETERMIRLVNDLLQLSKMDSKDYRLTKDWTDFIFFYNRIIDRFEMTKQQNVTFERKLPDHSAFVEIDEDKLTQVLDNIISNALKYSPEGGKVTFSIEEKDEFIIVSVSDQGVGIPKENIDQIFERFYRVDKARTRKLGGTGLGLAIAKEMVEAHGGKIWAASTEGKGTTISFSLPYVRSEEDDWE, from the coding sequence ATGGAAAAGGTGGGTTTTTTTCGGTCTATTCATTTGAAGTTTGTGATCATATATGTTCTTCTCATCCTGGTAGCCATGCAGATTATCGGGGTGTATTTTGTCAGGCAGCTGGAATCGACCTTAAAGGACAATTTCAAGGATGCCATTCAGGAGAGGGTTAATCTCCTCACCTATTATGTGGAAGAACAAATGACCAAGGTAAGGCCTCCTGATGAGGAAGCTCCGTCCCTGGAGGATGATATCAGAAGACTATTAAGTGATTACAACTCGGCGGATATATCCGAAGTCCGTGTGATTGAAGGAGAATCACTGAGGATACTTGGCACCTCCGATCCCGATAATCAGGGGGTTGTCGGTGGAAGGTCTACTGATAATTTAATCAAGATGGCCATAGCCACTAGGCAGCAGGTAACAGAGGATCTGGTTGACCCCCAGGGACAGCGGATATGGGTTCTCGTCACGCCTATTAAAAATAGCGGGGAAGTTAATGGAGCCATCTATCTGGTTGCTAAAATTGAAAACATCTATGAGCAGATGAGGCAGATTAATAATATTTTCACCACCGGTATAGCCATTGCATTAGCAATCACAGCAATCCTGGGCATACTCCTTGCCCAGACGGTGACACGCCCGATTTCGGATATGCGGAAACAGGCGCTTGCCATGGCAAAAGGGAACTTCTCCCGCAAGGTTAAGGTTTATGGGTATGACGAAATTGGCCAGCTGGCCATTACCTTTAACAGTTTAACAAAGAAACTTCAGGAAGCTCATGCCACGACAGAAGGCGAACGGCGAAAATTGTCCTCCGTTCTTTCTTATATGACAGATGGAGTCATCGCAACCGACCGCAAAGGGCGTGTTATTTTAATTAACGAGCCTGCAGCAAAAATGCTGAATGTTTCACGTGAAACGGTCCTGTCTTCTCCGATTGTTTCCCTGCTGGGCCTTGAAGAGGATTATAACTTTGAAGAGCTATTAAATGAGCGCGATTCGGTCATCCTGGATTACAGCAGCAAGTCGAAAACGCTGATCCTTCGCGCTAATTTCTCGGTTATCCAAAAAGAAACCGGCTTTGTCAACGGCTTAATTACTGTTTTGCATGATATCACGGAGCAGGAGAAGATTGACATGGAACGCCGCGAATTTGTTGCAAATGTATCTCATGAACTCAGGACGCCGCTGACAACGATGAGAAGCTATCTGGAGGCTCTTGCGGAAGGGGCCTGGAGAGATGAGGAGATTGCCCCAAACTTCCTGGATGTCACCCAAAATGAAACAGAGCGTATGATCCGCCTGGTCAATGATCTGCTGCAGCTGTCTAAAATGGACAGCAAGGATTACCGCTTGACCAAGGATTGGACTGATTTCATTTTCTTCTATAATAGAATTATAGACCGTTTTGAAATGACGAAGCAGCAGAATGTTACGTTTGAAAGAAAGCTTCCGGACCATTCGGCTTTTGTTGAAATAGATGAAGACAAGCTCACCCAGGTGCTGGACAATATCATCTCAAATGCACTTAAATACTCTCCAGAAGGCGGAAAAGTTACGTTCAGCATTGAGGAAAAAGATGAATTTATTATTGTCAGCGTTTCAGACCAGGGTGTAGGGATACCGAAAGAAAATATTGATCAGATTTTTGAGCGTTTTTACCGGGTGGATAAAGCCAGAACAAGAAAGCTTGGCGGAACAGGCCTTGGATTGGCCATTGCGAAAGAAATGGTGGAAGCGCATGGCGGAAAAATTTGGGCAGCGAGTACAGAAGGGAAAGGGACAACGATTTCATTTAGCCTTCCATATGTTCGCTCGGAAGAGGATGATTGGGAATGA
- a CDS encoding YycH family regulatory protein — MSYENIKTIILTILVVTSALLTWNLWTYQPNFEPIEKANTVQEVTIAEKKEVNQIVRPDTLLFHLGEKKTFGTVSPGEIDNIIKEISDWNFADFENITEEAGILPSFVHDEGKAVLVFPDSVPIELYKSVIKIGDKNLTNFQFDHIVIDTRQVEKKDGIVDFVSMDNRQVFRSRVPVSFIQNFKSQFFNLSEYNPEYKAYFASKTSDERTIYLPSQDTKMARYQYLEKKLDSEQYKNALFSDPSVVQKSFQQSEDEYNDTLSLLRVNSDKNTLRYVKPAAGDNPTFPSGDLLKRSIDFINGHSGWTDNYQFAEIDELNHRVVFRMYDSSGYPIFSDDPKISEIRQIWGQNEIYEYFRSNFQLGLSAEPPSEVSLSSGTRVMEYLLGLEGFDPELLENVTLGYKMMLVKEAQNTFIRLEPSWFYRYEGTWKSISLDETGGMDNGLE, encoded by the coding sequence ATGAGTTATGAAAATATAAAAACCATCATACTGACCATTCTAGTAGTGACAAGTGCCCTGCTGACCTGGAATCTTTGGACCTACCAGCCGAACTTTGAGCCAATTGAAAAAGCAAATACCGTTCAGGAAGTAACAATAGCGGAAAAAAAAGAAGTTAATCAGATTGTAAGACCGGACACCCTCTTATTCCATCTCGGGGAAAAAAAGACCTTTGGAACAGTCAGCCCCGGTGAAATCGATAATATAATTAAAGAAATCAGCGATTGGAATTTTGCTGACTTTGAAAATATCACAGAAGAAGCGGGCATTCTTCCTTCGTTTGTTCATGATGAAGGAAAAGCTGTTCTTGTGTTTCCGGATTCTGTTCCGATTGAATTATACAAATCAGTAATCAAAATTGGTGATAAGAATCTGACTAATTTTCAGTTTGACCATATTGTCATTGATACTAGGCAAGTGGAGAAAAAGGATGGAATTGTCGATTTTGTCTCAATGGATAACCGGCAGGTTTTTAGGAGCCGTGTACCTGTTTCATTTATTCAGAATTTCAAAAGCCAATTCTTCAATTTATCGGAGTATAACCCTGAATATAAAGCCTATTTTGCTTCTAAGACATCTGATGAACGAACCATCTACCTGCCTTCACAGGATACAAAAATGGCGAGATATCAGTATTTGGAGAAAAAATTGGACTCTGAACAATATAAAAATGCTCTATTCAGTGACCCAAGTGTAGTGCAGAAAAGCTTTCAGCAATCAGAGGACGAGTATAATGATACCTTAAGCTTATTGAGAGTGAATTCCGACAAAAATACCCTTCGTTATGTAAAACCGGCTGCCGGGGATAACCCGACTTTTCCGTCAGGCGACCTGCTGAAAAGGAGCATTGATTTCATTAACGGACATTCGGGGTGGACAGACAATTACCAATTTGCCGAAATAGATGAGCTGAATCATAGAGTTGTATTCCGGATGTATGATTCTTCAGGTTATCCAATTTTCAGCGATGATCCAAAAATATCCGAAATCCGCCAGATTTGGGGGCAAAATGAAATTTATGAGTATTTTCGAAGCAATTTTCAGCTTGGACTGAGTGCTGAACCCCCATCAGAAGTATCTCTAAGTTCCGGGACCCGGGTAATGGAATACTTGTTAGGTCTGGAAGGGTTTGATCCGGAATTGCTGGAGAATGTAACACTGGGATATAAGATGATGCTGGTCAAGGAAGCTCAGAACACCTTCATCCGTCTGGAGCCTTCCTGGTTTTACCGGTATGAAGGGACTTGGAAAAGCATTTCGCTTGATGAGACAGGGGGTATGGATAATGGATTGGAGTAA
- a CDS encoding PLP-dependent aminotransferase family protein produces MYELDWKPEKNSVVPLNQQIYDFMKNKIMNGEWTIGTKIPPQRNLAKRLQVNRSTIVTALEELAADGLIESKVGSGTKVINNTWSLLASAPPPDWISYVKSGIHKPNITIIQEINKSEADPTMIRLGTGELSPDLLPNKKMGQILQIDNEQSLSLGYMESKGSLSLRKTVSAYLRTKGIKASPESILIVSGGLQALQLISIGLLKRGSTILHESPSYLNSVHVFQSAGMNLLGIPLDKEGIKSDSIGRMKRQHHAALLYTIPTFHNPTGTLMSEKRRLELIKVCQRESIPIIEDDVYGDLWFENPPPNPLKANDTQGNVLYIGSVSKTLSPGLRIGWIVGPEPVIERLADIKMQTDYGSSSLSQYAVDKWLCSGMYEDFLKATKEELKFRRDFTIQILKKYFSEIATWSTPKGGFYIWLKLLTGVSTRKLFDAALREGILLNPGSVYDNNDDQHLRISYSYASMEQLEKGLVYLAQLIKNSSMN; encoded by the coding sequence ATGTATGAATTAGATTGGAAGCCAGAAAAAAATTCAGTCGTTCCTTTAAATCAGCAAATATATGATTTTATGAAAAACAAAATAATGAACGGTGAATGGACAATAGGCACTAAAATACCACCACAAAGAAATTTAGCAAAACGATTACAAGTAAATCGCAGTACCATTGTAACTGCACTTGAAGAACTGGCTGCCGATGGATTAATTGAGTCTAAGGTTGGAAGCGGTACTAAGGTGATTAACAATACCTGGAGCCTACTTGCTTCAGCTCCTCCTCCAGATTGGATAAGTTATGTAAAATCGGGTATCCATAAACCAAATATAACGATCATTCAAGAAATTAATAAATCCGAAGCAGACCCTACTATGATTAGGCTTGGAACAGGAGAACTTTCACCAGATCTATTGCCCAACAAAAAAATGGGGCAAATACTACAAATAGATAATGAGCAGTCTTTATCGCTTGGATACATGGAGTCTAAAGGAAGCCTATCTTTACGTAAAACCGTTAGTGCATATTTAAGAACAAAGGGAATTAAAGCATCCCCCGAATCGATTTTAATTGTTTCTGGAGGACTCCAAGCGCTGCAATTGATTTCTATTGGATTATTAAAAAGAGGATCAACAATACTTCATGAATCACCTTCCTATTTAAACTCCGTACACGTTTTCCAATCGGCTGGAATGAATTTATTGGGTATACCACTTGACAAAGAAGGAATTAAAAGTGACTCAATTGGACGTATGAAGCGACAACATCATGCGGCTTTACTCTATACGATACCCACTTTTCACAATCCAACAGGCACATTAATGTCTGAAAAAAGGCGGCTTGAATTAATAAAGGTTTGTCAAAGGGAGTCTATCCCTATCATCGAGGATGATGTTTATGGTGATTTATGGTTTGAAAACCCTCCGCCAAATCCTTTGAAAGCCAATGACACACAAGGGAATGTCCTGTATATAGGAAGTGTGTCAAAAACATTAAGCCCCGGGTTACGAATTGGTTGGATTGTGGGACCAGAACCTGTTATTGAACGTTTGGCAGATATAAAGATGCAAACAGATTATGGCTCAAGTTCCTTATCACAATATGCTGTAGACAAGTGGCTTTGTAGTGGTATGTATGAGGATTTCTTAAAGGCAACAAAAGAGGAATTAAAATTCAGAAGGGATTTCACTATTCAAATTTTAAAGAAATATTTTTCTGAGATAGCAACATGGAGCACCCCAAAAGGTGGCTTTTATATCTGGCTTAAATTACTTACAGGTGTTTCCACCCGAAAACTATTTGACGCAGCCCTTCGAGAAGGAATTTTATTAAATCCAGGAAGTGTGTATGATAATAATGATGATCAGCACCTTCGTATTTCCTATTCGTATGCTTCAATGGAACAATTAGAAAAGGGACTGGTTTATTTAGCACAACTTATTAAAAATTCTTCTATGAATTGA
- a CDS encoding glycosyltransferase family protein gives MRILFLESHPMWIFGLPNGFIDAGHNVMISGSLTKGNILEMIEQFKPDLIISMGWTAEHSKNKQIWIHDVVKQKKIPLVYWATEDPLHTKKFSIPLIKRMNPDFVFTVTPSICKLYNKQGFKSAYLDFAYHKSVHHRVKPFKKYRCDIAVVANAYPDFLLKNPDSFRLSSIQTLISPLLENNIRVDFWGDDWDSMGDLLGKNIPNNWIHGYLDYSEAHKVYSSAKIVLGIQNCKDQLTQRTYEILGSEGFLITSDTPAVRSKFKHKHDLVLSSSPERTVKLIKYYLKNNKKREQIRTQAKQSLINDTYRHRAEKIIEVLIDHGILSNNIKSIKGGKIVHFPELLKQKYELYVVKKGDTLFQISQKYGVSLEHIMELNQLDSHIIDVGLMLKIKAK, from the coding sequence ATGAGGATTCTGTTCCTTGAAAGTCATCCGATGTGGATATTTGGATTGCCAAATGGCTTTATAGATGCAGGTCATAATGTCATGATCTCAGGATCACTAACTAAGGGAAATATTCTCGAAATGATAGAGCAATTCAAACCAGATCTTATTATATCTATGGGATGGACCGCAGAACATTCAAAAAATAAGCAAATATGGATTCATGATGTTGTAAAACAGAAAAAAATACCTCTTGTTTATTGGGCGACGGAAGATCCGCTGCACACAAAGAAATTTTCTATTCCATTAATAAAAAGAATGAACCCAGACTTCGTATTCACGGTTACTCCGTCAATTTGCAAGTTATATAATAAACAAGGTTTCAAATCAGCTTATTTAGATTTTGCCTATCACAAAAGTGTCCATCATCGTGTAAAGCCATTTAAAAAATACCGTTGTGATATAGCTGTTGTAGCCAATGCGTATCCCGACTTTCTTTTAAAGAACCCCGACTCCTTCCGTCTTTCTTCTATACAAACGCTAATCTCTCCTCTTCTAGAAAATAATATCCGTGTAGACTTTTGGGGCGATGATTGGGATTCTATGGGGGATCTATTAGGGAAAAACATTCCTAATAATTGGATACACGGATATTTGGATTATAGCGAAGCCCACAAGGTTTATAGTTCAGCAAAAATCGTACTCGGTATCCAAAACTGTAAAGATCAATTAACACAACGCACTTATGAAATTCTTGGTTCAGAAGGTTTTTTGATTACCTCAGATACTCCTGCAGTTAGAAGTAAATTTAAACATAAGCATGATTTAGTTCTTTCGTCATCTCCTGAGAGAACCGTAAAACTAATTAAATACTATTTAAAAAATAATAAAAAGAGAGAACAAATCAGAACTCAGGCAAAACAATCACTGATAAATGACACTTATCGGCACCGAGCTGAAAAAATAATAGAAGTATTGATTGACCACGGGATTTTAAGCAATAACATTAAATCTATTAAAGGCGGAAAGATAGTCCATTTTCCAGAACTGCTAAAACAAAAATACGAATTATACGTTGTAAAAAAAGGGGATACATTATTTCAAATCTCTCAAAAATACGGTGTTTCTTTGGAACATATTATGGAACTTAACCAACTGGATTCACATATTATTGATGTTGGGCTTATGTTAAAAATAAAAGCAAAGTAA
- a CDS encoding phage tail protein translates to MSYMVDFKNVSAAGLESSPAAEALAGLRANEARYFMNKYKHEFTVVPASKSQETLNYVNHILKEERDIEFAAKPLETSRFQVENIKWAYVFYEDGLSVNVMYTVDDPKKRAVGFKLSEGMEVPKELEGKFKFARRKSKLAGTIRGSFFVIKGEY, encoded by the coding sequence ATGTCCTATATGGTCGATTTTAAAAATGTGTCTGCGGCTGGTTTAGAGTCTTCACCAGCAGCGGAAGCACTTGCTGGTTTGCGTGCGAATGAAGCCCGTTACTTCATGAACAAATATAAGCATGAATTTACGGTTGTACCGGCCAGCAAAAGCCAGGAGACCCTTAATTATGTGAACCATATTTTGAAAGAAGAACGTGATATAGAGTTTGCAGCCAAACCTTTAGAGACGTCGCGTTTTCAAGTGGAGAATATCAAATGGGCCTACGTTTTCTATGAGGATGGCCTTAGTGTCAACGTCATGTATACCGTTGATGACCCTAAAAAACGCGCTGTTGGTTTTAAGCTTTCTGAGGGGATGGAAGTACCAAAGGAGTTAGAAGGGAAGTTTAAGTTTGCCAGGCGGAAATCTAAACTGGCGGGGACTATTCGGGGGTCGTTTTTTGTTATTAAAGGGGAGTATTAA
- a CDS encoding MBL fold metallo-hydrolase yields the protein MSLQFSVLASGSTGNAIFVETEDHSFLVDAGLSGKQMEGLFQHIGRDIGKLSGILVTHEHSDHIKGVGILARKYNLPIYANEKTWLAMDGLIGQVPVDQKFHFDMETVKTFGALDIESFGVSHDAADPMFYVFHHNGKKLVLITDTGYVSDRMKGLISNAEAYVFESNHDVQMLRMGRYPWNIKRRILSDVGHVSNEDAALAMSEVAGDRTKSFYLAHLSQDNNIKDLARMSVSQTLESRGIIVGEQFALFDTDPKVPTILTAV from the coding sequence ATGTCTTTACAATTCAGCGTTCTCGCGAGCGGCAGTACTGGGAATGCAATCTTTGTCGAGACGGAGGATCATTCCTTTCTGGTTGATGCCGGATTAAGCGGGAAGCAAATGGAAGGTTTATTTCAGCATATTGGCCGGGACATCGGCAAGCTTTCAGGCATACTGGTGACCCATGAGCATAGTGACCATATTAAGGGTGTCGGAATTCTTGCCCGGAAGTATAACCTGCCGATCTATGCCAATGAAAAAACATGGCTGGCCATGGACGGACTGATTGGACAAGTCCCGGTTGACCAGAAGTTTCATTTTGATATGGAAACGGTGAAAACATTCGGAGCCCTTGATATTGAATCCTTTGGGGTTTCCCATGATGCGGCCGATCCCATGTTTTATGTATTCCATCATAATGGGAAAAAGCTTGTGCTGATTACCGATACAGGATATGTCAGCGACCGCATGAAAGGCCTGATTTCGAATGCGGAGGCTTATGTATTTGAAAGCAATCATGATGTCCAGATGCTTCGCATGGGTCGTTACCCGTGGAATATTAAAAGAAGGATCTTAAGCGATGTCGGCCATGTATCCAATGAGGATGCAGCCCTTGCGATGAGTGAAGTGGCCGGCGACCGGACGAAGAGCTTTTATCTCGCCCATTTAAGCCAGGATAACAATATTAAGGATCTGGCGAGAATGTCCGTATCACAGACACTTGAAAGCCGCGGGATCATTGTCGGCGAACAATTCGCCCTTTTTGATACCGATCCGAAGGTCCCAACGATTTTAACAGCCGTTTAA
- a CDS encoding LysE/ArgO family amino acid transporter produces MEPLFHGMVLAFGLILPLGVQNVFVFNQGATHNKFTNALPAIITAGVCDTILIYLAVAGVSIIVFSFEWLKILLFFIGFLFLVYMGWIMWKNTPEINANQEQNRFSARRQVTFAASVSLLNPHAIMDTIGVIGTSSLAYTGFEKWAFTVACIMISWIWFFSLAISGRKIGQFDKNGKFLKHMNQVSALIIWAMALYMGYQLYSLLS; encoded by the coding sequence GTGGAACCATTATTTCATGGGATGGTATTGGCATTTGGATTAATCTTACCTTTAGGAGTTCAAAATGTATTTGTATTTAATCAAGGAGCGACACACAACAAATTCACCAATGCTTTACCTGCAATTATTACAGCAGGGGTTTGTGATACAATACTGATTTATTTGGCTGTGGCCGGGGTATCCATTATTGTTTTTAGTTTTGAATGGTTAAAGATTTTGTTATTTTTTATTGGCTTCCTTTTCTTAGTTTATATGGGCTGGATCATGTGGAAAAACACACCCGAAATAAACGCTAATCAAGAACAAAACCGTTTTTCTGCACGTCGTCAGGTTACTTTTGCTGCTTCTGTTTCATTACTTAATCCTCATGCTATTATGGATACTATTGGAGTTATAGGAACTAGTTCATTGGCTTATACAGGATTTGAGAAATGGGCGTTTACCGTGGCTTGTATAATGATTTCTTGGATCTGGTTCTTTTCCTTAGCGATTTCTGGCAGGAAGATTGGCCAATTTGATAAAAATGGTAAGTTCTTAAAACATATGAATCAAGTTTCCGCACTTATTATATGGGCTATGGCTCTTTATATGGGATATCAACTGTATTCATTATTAAGTTAG